One genomic segment of Brassica napus cultivar Da-Ae chromosome A3, Da-Ae, whole genome shotgun sequence includes these proteins:
- the LOC106390997 gene encoding chaperone protein dnaJ 11, chloroplastic-like, whose protein sequence is MSGTLIYLGVNSLRSSPGNSLRQPKPTRLHNGNARLSTGATSFRASAAQTLNAEPAVTESVRRRASNLYELLRVDETASLTEIKTAYRSLAKVHHPDASSESDGRDFMEIHKAYATLADPTTRAIYDSTLGARGRRVHAGAMGRTSRVYPTTRRWETDQCW, encoded by the coding sequence ATGTCCGGAACTCTAATCTACTTAGGCGTTAACTCCCTTCGATCCTCGCCGGGAAATAGCCTTCGTCAACCGAAGCCAACCAGACTCCACAACGGAAACGCGCGGCTCTCCACCGGAGCTACGTCGTTTAGAGCTTCGGCAGCGCAGACTCTCAACGCCGAACCAGCCGTAACGGAATCCGTTCGCCGGCGAGCGTCGAACCTCTACGAACTGCTGAGAGTGGACGAAACGGCGTCGTTGACGGAGATTAAGACGGCGTACCGGAGCTTAGCTAAGGTTCACCATCCGGACGCGTCGTCGGAATCGGACGGACGAGATTTCATGGAGATTCACAAAGCTTACGCGACGCTGGCGGATCCGACGACGAGAGCGATCTACGATTCGACGCTGGGAGCAAGAGGGAGACGAGTGCACGCTGGAGCGATGGGGAGGACGAGTCGGGTTTACCCGACGACCCGGAGATGGGAGACGGATCAGTGTTGGTAG